The Opitutus sp. ER46 genome contains the following window.
AGCAAGACTAGCCGCAACCGACGGGACCCACACCCTGCCCCTCCCACAGAGAAATGCACTTACCGCATGAGGCCACATGAGCCATACAGCAAGCTTCACCAAATCAAGAGCTGCAGGTGCCCTCATTTCCGGGACTACCAACACCATCGAGAAGACACTCAGCCATCGTGCAACTCTCGTCAGACGCGTTCTATTCATAGCCGAACTCCATTAGCTGCTAATTACGATTCTTAGTCACGTCGTTTTCGTTTCAAATCACGCACCAGGGGAGTACCTAAAGGGGACGGACATGTTCGATGCGAGACTGGGCGGGGATCGCTGGTTGGTCCACTTGATTTCGGACATTGGAAGCTGCTAGCGCGCTTCCGCTGGAACTTTCCCGCGCTCGTCGCGCTTCTGTCGGCGCCGCTTGCCCAACGTCGGGTCCAAGCCGCGCATCAATGGGCAGCCCCGCCCCGTGCGCGGCCCCCTGCCGCGTTCGCCCACAAGTTCGGTTAGCTCAGCAAGGCTCCGCGAAGCGGTCGCAAGCCGGCGATTTCACCCCATCCGGGGAGTACCTAAAGGGGACGGACATGTTCGATGCGAGGCTGCGCGGGGACCGCTGGTTGGTCCACTTGATTTCGGACATTGGAAGCTGCTAGCGCGCTTCCGCTGGAATTTTCCCGCGCTCGTCGCGCTTCGGTCGGCGCCGCTTGCCCAACGTCGGGCCCAAGCCGCGCGTCAAGGGGCAACTCTGCCCCGTGCGCGGCACCCTGCCGCGTTCGCCCACAGGTTCAGTCAGCTCAGCAAGGCTCCGCGAAGCGGTCGCAGGCCGGCGATTTCACCCCAGCCGGGGTCCGGCAGGTCGTGACGCTTCACACGGTGGGTCAGGCTGTGCTTCGTCCGGTACGCCGCGACGTGCCCGTCGACGAATTCCCGCCCACCCAGGACGAGCCCCTCGCTGAAGTACCGGATCCGGCAGCGGAGCACGTCGGGCAGGCTCAGTTTTCCACCGGCCTCCACCGCGGCCCGCACCTGCTCGGCTCGGAGCGACGCCTTCCCTTCCCGCGCCGCGCCCCCGCTCGTGAACAGCAGCAGCCGATAACTGCGCTGCGCCTGCTCCCAGTTTCCACCCACCACCGACTGCACGCCTTGGCGCGCACGGGCCTGACCACTCACCGCCTCGGCGTACCCGCAGAACCGGTAGTCCTTCGGATCCTTCGAGATTCCGGCCCGGACGCAGTTCAGATCGATGTACGCCGCCACCGTCTGGACGACCCGCTCCTTGCCCTCGAGCAACTGGCTCTTGAACCGATCCGCCCACACGGGTCCAAACCGCCGATGTCGGGCGTTGTACCAGATCGAGAAACGCTCCTTCAGCAGCTTCATGTACTGAGATACGTCGTACATCAACGCCCGCTGCCGCTTGCGCCACGCCTCCGCGATGGGGGTGTTCGCCGCCAGCCCGGCCCGGATCACCTCCAGCCGCGCAACTTGGTACTTGGTCGGCTTCGGATAAAGCACCGCGTAGCGCCGGAGCAGTTCCGCGTCCGAGAGCTCCGGTCGCTGCGGCACCCGCACCAGCAGATGAAAGTGATTCGACATGATGGCGTAGGTGAGGATCTCAACCCCGGCGAAGTCTGCCACCTGCCACATCTGCCGCCGCAGGATCTCCTTGGCGGTCGTGCCAAACATCCACTCCCCGTTCACCGTCCGGCTGATCAAGTGGTACACGCCCGGCTCCAGCTCCGAGTTCACTTTGATCCGTGCGCGCCGCATGCGCCTACGCCAATTCTTTTTTACCTTTTAGTCAACCCATTTGCGTGTCTGTCCCCGTTTGCCCCCCTTCGTGTTACTCGGGCGGGATGCGCCACGGTCGCGCGTTCATCGAGTTCCGGCCCGATGCCCACCGGCGGCTCGGCTTCCCCTGGGCGCAGCTCTGCCACTACACGCTCGAACCGCACCGCGGCGACGACGCCGAGACCCCGGAGCGGCTGACGCTCGCGTTCTCCACGGCCGACGTGGTGCTCGTCGGCGCGCGGTTCGGCAAGCTGGTCGAGCTGATCCACGAGCACGATCTGGAGTGGGTCGCCGTCGTGGACGCGCGCCATGCCGGTCTGCTCGCCCGTGCGCCCTGGGTCGCGAGCATCGCCATCACCCGGCTCGACAAGTCCGGCGGCGCAGCGGCCTGAGATCGCGACTTGGTTTTGCCTAAACGTCGGACTTTGTGCCTTCTTCAGCAATGTCCGGTCACGTCGTCAGAGCAGCATTCACGGATCACACCGTTCGCGTTTATCAGGCCTATCGCCCCGAGATCGCCGTTGCCGCACTCAAAGCCGGACGCTTCGTGCCGCCCTTCAAAATGGGACGGATGACGTGGATAAAGCCATCGTTCAACTGGATGATGTATCGCTCTGGCTACGCGACTAAACCAGGTCAGGAGGTTGTTCTCGAAATCGAGATCACACGCACCGGATTCGAGTGGGCGCTAGAGCATGCAACGCTCTCCTGCTTCAACGCGACTGTGCACGGCTCACCAGAGCAATGGGCAAGCGCACTGGAGACAAATTGCGTCCGTGTTCAATGGGACCCCGAGCGTGATTGGCAGCTAAACGCAATCGAAGGCGTGCGCGCCATTCAAATAGGACTGTCGGGGGAGGCTGTGAAGCGCTTCGTGACCGAGTGGATCGTCGGCATCGAGGACGTGACGCCAACGGCTCGCAAACTGGCAGACGCCGCAGCATCGGGAGTTCGCTCTCAAAATGCGCCCGATCTTTTCGAGCGTCCCTATCCGCTCGATGCCAGATACAGTCACATTCTGAGCGGCTAAGCCTTGCGCCGCTCCAGCTGCTGCAGCGCAGCGTCCCGGATCACGGATTCATTTGATGCGGCCAGTTTCCGAAGCGCGGATTCGGCCTCCCCGCCCGGCACTTTCCCGAGCGCCCAGATTGCTTTGCCTGCCAACGCTCGGCTGTCGTCGTAATTCAGATACTCAGGTATCCATTCGGTCGCTCGGACAAGCGCACTCACGGCCGCAGGGCTCCGCAGTTTGTCCAGCGCACTCACCACATCTTCATGGCTGACATGCCAGTCAGCTTCGAGCAACCGGGACAAGACGCCAACCTGATCGGCAGCAAACCCAAAGGCGTGTCCAACGATGAGCACGCACTGCACATCCTCGGAATTTTTTGATTGTAGCGCTTCCTCAAGCAGTCGCGTCGCCACGGCGCCGCGCTCAACCGCTGAGGGGAGGCGGCTGGCAAATTCCTCCTTTGATATTTTCCTGCCTGCACCTGGAGGAGTGATTACCAGGCCGCGGCACAGACTGCGTTCTTCGGATGTCATTTCGGAAGACCAAAGGTCAGGATGTTATTGTTGAACGTTTCGAGGGCCGTGCCTCTGCCCAATCCGATGTTGATCACGTCCCCTTCCAATTTGAAGAACGCGTTACTTGAGGTCCACCCCCTCTGAACCAACGGAAGGCTCTCAAACGTCTCACCGCCCAAGCCAGCATTCCGGACTCCAATATGGAGGCTCCGCACGACAGTACATCCGGAACATTCTCTCTGAACGTCAGTTACCCCAAGTACCTCCTGGTCATCCATCGGAAGATTAATGGTGTCAATTTCGACACGTACCTCGGATCGGATGGTATCGACACCTTCACGACAACCGAACAGGAGACCACCACATCACCAATTGGTCAGAAGATTGCGAGAGGGCGGGTTGTCCCTGGCATCGTACCATCGCACCTGGAAAGGAGCACAGCCACGCCGCAGCTGATTTGGCTGACCTTCCTGCCCCGAGTGATGCCCGATGAAAAGGCTGCATCGGTCGTCACCTCGTTTCTACCGACCGAGTTGTTCGTTCGTGAACCGTCTGTCCCCTCGAAGGCGTTCCACGTGGATGTGCAGAGAAATGCTCAAGGCGAGACGTCACAGATAGACTACGTTGCCCCGGGATATATTTTCGCCTCCCGCCCTACTCCTGACGAATTGCGGGCTCGGGGTTTGCCGGCAAACGCGACAGTCGTTTCACGGGAGGGCGTCGATCCCAGTACGATCCCCCCTGGAAAATATGCCGCCAACTTGGCTCGGCCCTACGACAAGGGTTACGTCGCAGCGCAGTTCCAGGCGCTGCCGACAAAAGATTACGGCACCGTCAAGTTACCCTCGGGCGCCCGGCTACTCGAATTCGCAACCATGCCGGGAGCAAAAACCAAGTCGGAACTTCGCGTCCTCGTCACCTACGCGGTCAACGTCACCGAGGGCACAGCCGACACCGGCCCTGTGACGACCGGGCTCCCCCCCCTGACTCCGGGCGCACGTATCGACGACTATCGCCTGTTGGACTCAAGCGGCAAGCAGGTCACCTATATCAGCCCGCACGGCGAATGGCTCCTGCGGCAATCCGAGCGCTTCCAGACTGCAGAACGTATGGCAAGACCAGAGGCACTTCTCGGGGAAATGTGATTGGTTCCGAGCACCGCACCATGAGTGCGATGTTCAGGAACACCAAAATCCGCGGGTGCACGACTTGAGCTACGTTGGGCTCCATTACAGGACGGGTCACAAGGGATCATCTCTTGCCTGTTACCTTTAGCCAGCGCTGCCGCGGCCCCGAATTTGCAGCGACGGCGTCCGCTCCCCCCCATCAGCTTTTCAGCCCTTTAGCCCTTTCCCGGCCTTCAGCCTTTTCCGACCTTGCGGCTCGGCGCCGCACGCGCAGGTTCACGGGCATGAGCATGGTCTACCGGACGCTGGGCAAAACGGGTCTCAAGGTGAGCGCGCTCTCCTTCGGCGCTTGGGTCACCTTCGGCAAACAGATCGGCGACCCCGTCGCCAAGGACCTCATGTACGCCGCGTACGACGCCGGCGTGAACTTCTTCGACAACGCCGAGGCCTACGCCGACGGCCAGGCCGAGCGCGTCATGGGCGCGATTCTCAAGGGCGCCGGCTGGCGCCGCAGTTCCTTTCTCGTCTCCAGCAAGGTCTTCTTCGGCTGGGAGGACGATCGCCCCAACCAGTCCGGTCTCTCCCGCAAACACATCATCGAGGGCTGCCACGCCGCCCTCCAACGCCTGCAGGTCGACTACCTCGATCTCTACTACTGCCACCGCCCCGATCCCGACGTCCCCGTCGCCGAGACCGCGTGGGCCATGCACGACCTCATCACCCAGGGCAAGGTGCTCTACTGGGGCACCAGCGAGTGGAGCGCCGCCCAGATCGCCGAGGCCCACCGCGAATGCCGCACCCACAACCTCCACGCGCCGGTCGTCGAGCAGCCGCAGTACAACCTCTTCCATCGCTCCCGCATCGAGATCGAGTATGCCCCGCTCTACAAGGCGCCCGGCCTCGGCACCACCATCTGGTCGCCCCTCGCCTCCGGCCTCCTCACCGGCAAGTACAATGCCGGCGTGCCCCAGGACTCCCGGCTCAATGCGCCCGGCATGGAGTGGCTGCGCGACACGATTCTCAAGCAGCCCGGCATCGAGAAGAAACTCGCCGCCCTCCCCGCCCTCGCCGCCCTCGCGCAGGAACTCGGCACGTCCCTCCCGCGCCTCGGCGTCGCTTGGTGCCTCAAGAATCCCCACGTCAGCACCGTCATCCTCGGCGCCTCCCGCGTGGAGCAGTTGCAGGAAAACCTCGGCGCGCTCGAGGTCGTCGACCGCCTCACGCCCGACGTGATGCGCCGCATCAACGCCCTCTCCGAGCCCGTCGCCACGTGAACATAGCCGTGGCGCGGGACGCATCCCGCCGCCACGAATCTCCGTTCCATTCCACAACCCTGTAGGCCTTCGCCCACCGGCTGCCGGCGCCCTACTCCACCTCCCAAACTGGCGCAGCCAGTTTGCTTAGCATCTTGGCGGACACCGTCCGCCAAGATGCTACGACATCACGACATCCACCACGCGGTTCTCGAGCCGGCTGCGCTCCGCCATGAAGCCCATGATGTGGCTCTCGATGGACGCCTCGAGGCTTGAGCTCAGGTACGAAGGATCGTGGCGCGAAACCGCCTGCACCCACGCCGACGCCAGGCGCCAGTCGCCGCCGCCGTGGCCGTCGGTCGTCTGCGAGAACTCCTCCTTCTTGCCGGTCACGAAGTTCGTCAGCGTGAAACGCTGCATGTCGCCCACGATGTCGCCGTGGCTGCCCATCACGCGCGTCTGCCGGCCGGCGTACGAGGTGAACGCCTCCATGCTGAAGCTGCTCGTGACCCCGTTCGCGAACTGGATGTTGGTCACGTAATGGTCCGGCTGGTCGTTATCCATCCGATACACGCAGCGGC
Protein-coding sequences here:
- a CDS encoding transposase; protein product: MRRARIKVNSELEPGVYHLISRTVNGEWMFGTTAKEILRRQMWQVADFAGVEILTYAIMSNHFHLLVRVPQRPELSDAELLRRYAVLYPKPTKYQVARLEVIRAGLAANTPIAEAWRKRQRALMYDVSQYMKLLKERFSIWYNARHRRFGPVWADRFKSQLLEGKERVVQTVAAYIDLNCVRAGISKDPKDYRFCGYAEAVSGQARARQGVQSVVGGNWEQAQRSYRLLLFTSGGAAREGKASLRAEQVRAAVEAGGKLSLPDVLRCRIRYFSEGLVLGGREFVDGHVAAYRTKHSLTHRVKRHDLPDPGWGEIAGLRPLRGALLS
- a CDS encoding DUF4291 domain-containing protein, with amino-acid sequence MSGHVVRAAFTDHTVRVYQAYRPEIAVAALKAGRFVPPFKMGRMTWIKPSFNWMMYRSGYATKPGQEVVLEIEITRTGFEWALEHATLSCFNATVHGSPEQWASALETNCVRVQWDPERDWQLNAIEGVRAIQIGLSGEAVKRFVTEWIVGIEDVTPTARKLADAAASGVRSQNAPDLFERPYPLDARYSHILSG
- a CDS encoding aldo/keto reductase, which translates into the protein MVYRTLGKTGLKVSALSFGAWVTFGKQIGDPVAKDLMYAAYDAGVNFFDNAEAYADGQAERVMGAILKGAGWRRSSFLVSSKVFFGWEDDRPNQSGLSRKHIIEGCHAALQRLQVDYLDLYYCHRPDPDVPVAETAWAMHDLITQGKVLYWGTSEWSAAQIAEAHRECRTHNLHAPVVEQPQYNLFHRSRIEIEYAPLYKAPGLGTTIWSPLASGLLTGKYNAGVPQDSRLNAPGMEWLRDTILKQPGIEKKLAALPALAALAQELGTSLPRLGVAWCLKNPHVSTVILGASRVEQLQENLGALEVVDRLTPDVMRRINALSEPVAT